A single region of the Leptospiraceae bacterium genome encodes:
- the scpA gene encoding methylmalonyl-CoA mutase, with protein MDKANLNEWEKVAKEADLKGKDVSSLNWNSPEGIIIKPLYTYEDLENLGNTNTLPGIFPFIRGPRATMYSHQPWTVRQYAGFSTAEASNAFYRKNLAAGQKGLSVAFDLATHRGYDSDHERVTGDVGKAGVAIDSVEDMKILFDQIPLKDMSVSMTMNGAVIPILAMFIVAGEEQGAKVSELSGTIQNDILKEFMVRNTYIYPPKPSMKIIGDIIEYTSKNMPRFNSISISGYHIQEAGGNAVQELAYTLADGMEYVKTALDKGLAIDDFAPRLSFFFGIGMNFFMEIAKLRAARYFWAELIKPYNPKKPMSAALRTHCQTSGWSLTEQDPYNNVIRTTIEAMAAVLGGTQSLHTNALDEAVALPTEFSARIARNTQLIIQNETHIPRVIDPLGGSYYIESLTHSIIVEAKKLFDEVQAHGGMAGAVEAGLPKMKIEESAARRQALIDQGLDVIVGVNKFKLKTEDKMEILDIDNTAVRESQIARINAIKAKRDTAAVNAALNAITEASQSGKGNLLDLAVDAARKRATLGEISYAMEKVFGRHQAVIRTISGVYSSLNQDNEKFQSVIKRVEEFAKKEGRRPRMLVAKMGQDGHDRGAKVISTSFADMGFDIDVAPLFQTPAEVAKQSIENDVHIIGVSSQAAGHKTLIPELVEILKKENASDILIIAGGVIPVQDYDFLYQHGVAAIFGPGTVIPDAAAKILDILEKKGKA; from the coding sequence ATGGATAAGGCAAATTTAAACGAATGGGAAAAAGTCGCAAAAGAAGCTGACTTAAAAGGGAAAGACGTATCTTCTTTGAACTGGAATTCTCCAGAAGGCATCATCATCAAGCCTCTTTACACTTATGAAGATTTGGAAAATTTAGGAAACACAAACACGCTTCCGGGGATATTTCCATTTATCCGCGGTCCACGTGCAACGATGTATTCTCATCAACCTTGGACAGTAAGACAATATGCAGGTTTTTCTACTGCCGAGGCGTCTAACGCATTTTATAGGAAAAACCTTGCTGCCGGACAAAAAGGATTATCCGTTGCATTCGACTTAGCAACACACAGGGGCTATGACTCAGACCACGAAAGAGTAACAGGAGATGTGGGCAAAGCGGGAGTAGCCATTGACTCAGTTGAGGACATGAAAATCTTATTTGATCAGATTCCTCTCAAAGACATGTCTGTCTCTATGACAATGAATGGAGCCGTAATTCCAATTCTTGCTATGTTCATCGTTGCAGGAGAAGAGCAAGGTGCAAAAGTTTCTGAGCTTTCAGGAACAATTCAAAACGATATTCTAAAAGAATTCATGGTGCGCAATACTTACATTTACCCACCAAAGCCTTCTATGAAAATTATTGGCGATATCATAGAATACACTTCTAAGAATATGCCAAGGTTCAATTCCATTTCAATCAGTGGATATCATATTCAAGAAGCGGGCGGAAATGCAGTGCAAGAACTCGCTTATACTTTGGCAGATGGAATGGAGTATGTAAAAACTGCCTTAGACAAAGGTCTGGCTATTGATGATTTTGCGCCAAGGCTTTCTTTCTTCTTTGGAATTGGAATGAATTTCTTTATGGAGATTGCAAAACTTCGTGCAGCTAGATATTTCTGGGCAGAACTAATTAAACCTTATAATCCTAAAAAACCAATGAGTGCAGCACTTAGAACTCATTGCCAAACTTCAGGATGGAGTTTAACCGAGCAAGACCCTTATAACAACGTTATCCGCACTACCATTGAAGCAATGGCGGCTGTGCTCGGCGGAACACAGAGTCTACACACTAACGCATTAGATGAAGCGGTTGCACTGCCAACAGAATTCTCTGCTCGTATTGCACGTAACACCCAGTTAATCATTCAAAACGAAACTCATATTCCTAGAGTCATTGATCCTCTTGGTGGTTCTTATTACATTGAGTCTCTAACCCACTCTATCATCGTTGAGGCAAAAAAACTTTTCGATGAAGTGCAAGCTCATGGTGGCATGGCAGGAGCTGTAGAAGCAGGTCTCCCAAAAATGAAAATCGAAGAGTCTGCCGCAAGACGTCAAGCGTTAATCGATCAAGGTCTAGATGTTATAGTTGGAGTCAACAAGTTCAAACTCAAAACTGAAGACAAGATGGAAATCCTAGATATTGACAACACAGCAGTTCGAGAAAGTCAGATTGCTAGAATCAATGCAATCAAAGCTAAGCGAGACACAGCAGCGGTTAACGCGGCATTAAACGCTATCACAGAAGCGAGCCAATCTGGTAAGGGTAATCTACTTGATCTAGCGGTTGACGCTGCACGTAAACGAGCTACTCTTGGCGAAATTTCTTATGCAATGGAAAAAGTATTTGGACGGCATCAGGCTGTTATCCGCACTATCAGCGGCGTCTACTCTAGCTTAAATCAAGACAACGAAAAATTCCAATCTGTAATTAAACGTGTTGAAGAATTTGCAAAGAAAGAAGGTCGTCGTCCTAGAATGCTAGTCGCAAAGATGGGACAGGATGGACACGATAGAGGTGCAAAGGTTATTTCTACATCTTTTGCTGATATGGGATTTGATATTGATGTGGCTCCCCTATTCCAGACTCCAGCAGAAGTTGCAAAGCAGTCTATCGAGAATGATGTGCATATCATCGGAGTATCCTCACAGGCAGCGGGGCATAAGACTCTTATCCCTGAACTTGTAGAAATCTTGAAGAAAGAAAATGCTAGCGACATATTGATAATAGCCGGTGGAGTCATTCCTGTGCAAGATTATGATTTCTTGTATCAACATGGAGTAGCGGCAATTTTTGGTCCTGGCACAGTCATCCCTGATGCAGCGGCAAAGATTTTGGATATTTTAGAGAAGAAGGGAAAAGCCTAG
- a CDS encoding adenylate/guanylate cyclase domain-containing protein — protein MIYEILPNEYVFRFESTVEASLKKTWGYVSDTDRANQFLGQPVMEYQDFPLPKGGSKKEGLQTNAGFAFRFEEKPAEWVEENFYQIVRNYTQGPFKRLIHRLELTQVDERHIRIKNTIRVILRWKILAPINLLKFYFDIIPRYKNYQLAVASSPTHNYNIGITEIVKNIKPEEHNALLHKFSLLSHNELLCDLIASFILKSQDLDLIKIRPYRLAVIWHEDKREVLEFFLRGTKEGFFDMNWDVLCPSCRGAKSSSHSLSDMKKKVHCSSCNVDYEADFDKSVELTFTPNASIRKVFGGVYCASGPGSTPHLKSQVRVLPNQTEEFEYTLLAGVYKVYSQQSKAVLDITVESSGQTIDTLHYNGIESQKISILPGKKKFLLSNSDLTEEITVKLEHATWLENIVTASEVTAMQEFRELFSSQVLRPGEEIGIKNLTILFTDLKGSTEFYNTRGDAFAYKAVSSHFDILIRNISKYDGAIVKTIGDAIMGIFLLPVNAVLYSIQVQKEIKELNKKEYGENVIILKVGIHSGPVLAVNQNEKLDYFGKTVNLAARVEGKCKGGDIVITRTLYENEAVKELIEKEKIKIEIFESNLKGFEESSELVRLILSEQ, from the coding sequence ATGATTTACGAAATTTTACCAAACGAATATGTCTTTCGATTCGAAAGCACAGTAGAAGCGAGTCTAAAAAAAACTTGGGGGTATGTCTCTGATACAGATAGAGCAAACCAATTTCTCGGTCAGCCTGTAATGGAATACCAAGATTTTCCGCTACCGAAAGGAGGAAGTAAAAAAGAAGGACTTCAAACAAATGCAGGATTCGCTTTCCGCTTCGAAGAAAAGCCAGCAGAGTGGGTCGAAGAAAATTTTTATCAAATTGTAAGAAACTATACACAGGGACCTTTTAAGAGATTAATTCATCGTTTAGAATTAACACAAGTCGATGAAAGACATATTCGAATCAAGAACACAATACGCGTTATCCTCCGTTGGAAAATACTAGCACCAATCAATCTTTTAAAATTTTACTTCGATATTATTCCCCGGTATAAAAATTACCAGTTAGCCGTTGCCTCAAGCCCTACTCACAATTACAATATTGGCATTACAGAAATTGTAAAAAATATTAAACCAGAAGAGCACAATGCCCTACTACATAAATTTTCCCTCCTATCTCATAATGAATTACTTTGTGATCTAATCGCTTCGTTTATTTTAAAATCGCAAGACTTGGATCTAATCAAGATTCGCCCCTATCGACTCGCTGTTATTTGGCACGAAGACAAAAGAGAAGTTTTAGAATTTTTCTTGCGAGGAACAAAGGAAGGATTTTTTGATATGAATTGGGACGTTCTTTGTCCCTCTTGCCGTGGAGCAAAGTCAAGTTCTCATTCCCTTTCAGACATGAAAAAAAAAGTGCATTGTTCTTCTTGCAATGTAGATTATGAAGCTGATTTTGATAAGTCGGTGGAATTAACATTTACGCCTAACGCATCGATTCGCAAAGTGTTTGGTGGTGTATATTGCGCATCTGGACCAGGCAGCACTCCACATCTAAAATCCCAAGTTCGGGTTTTACCAAATCAAACGGAAGAGTTCGAATATACACTGTTAGCTGGAGTTTATAAAGTCTACAGTCAACAAAGCAAGGCAGTATTAGATATAACAGTTGAATCATCGGGGCAAACAATCGATACCCTCCATTACAATGGAATAGAAAGTCAAAAGATTTCCATTCTTCCGGGCAAGAAAAAATTTCTACTCTCAAATTCTGATTTAACAGAAGAGATTACAGTCAAACTCGAACACGCCACATGGCTAGAAAATATCGTGACGGCTTCCGAAGTAACCGCAATGCAAGAGTTCCGCGAATTATTTTCTTCTCAAGTTCTTCGTCCTGGGGAAGAAATTGGAATTAAAAATCTAACAATTCTATTTACTGATTTAAAAGGCTCAACAGAATTTTATAATACCCGCGGAGATGCATTTGCCTACAAAGCTGTCAGTAGTCATTTTGATATTCTAATTCGAAACATTTCAAAATACGATGGAGCGATTGTAAAAACGATTGGGGATGCTATCATGGGAATTTTCCTTTTGCCGGTAAACGCGGTATTATATTCCATTCAAGTGCAAAAAGAAATTAAAGAATTAAACAAAAAAGAATATGGAGAAAATGTAATTATCCTCAAGGTAGGAATTCACAGTGGTCCCGTATTGGCAGTAAATCAAAACGAAAAGCTTGATTATTTTGGAAAGACTGTAAATCTCGCCGCCCGTGTAGAAGGCAAATGTAAAGGTGGAGATATTGTCATTACCCGCACACTCTACGAAAACGAAGCAGTCAAAGAATTAATTGAAAAAGAAAAAATTAAAATAG
- a CDS encoding energy transducer TonB: MKDKIKKIIQNNLFGAMLFLSIFLHFSLYAAYYISTIIESQEIDSESVKQDVDVNFEEIPPELIGGTSSPAPVEKQEWVEGKNKNGDDPIDDDINVNAVSGNGTDKDGYLFSFNGDKVPTPIIDFDLKQFFPAAAKAANITEKTVVVLVQIDETGALKSAKIASGKAGYGFDEAAIKIINLARFSPGYIAGKPVKMSHRVPINFTLDE, encoded by the coding sequence ATGAAAGATAAGATTAAAAAAATAATACAAAATAATCTTTTTGGGGCTATGTTATTTTTATCTATCTTCCTTCACTTTAGTCTGTATGCGGCGTATTATATTTCCACTATCATTGAATCACAGGAAATTGACTCAGAAAGTGTCAAACAAGATGTAGACGTAAACTTTGAGGAAATTCCACCTGAATTAATCGGCGGAACTTCTAGTCCCGCACCTGTCGAAAAACAGGAATGGGTCGAAGGAAAAAATAAAAATGGGGACGACCCAATCGATGACGATATCAATGTAAATGCTGTTTCTGGAAATGGAACGGATAAGGATGGTTATCTCTTCTCTTTTAATGGAGACAAAGTCCCTACTCCCATTATTGATTTTGATTTGAAACAATTTTTCCCAGCAGCCGCGAAGGCAGCGAACATTACCGAAAAGACTGTTGTAGTTCTTGTGCAGATAGACGAGACCGGTGCGCTCAAAAGTGCGAAGATCGCCTCTGGCAAAGCGGGATATGGCTTTGATGAAGCTGCGATTAAGATTATCAATCTCGCTCGTTTCTCTCCAGGCTACATTGCAGGCAAGCCAGTGAAAATGTCTCATCGCGTGCCAATCAACTTTACATTGGATGAATGA
- a CDS encoding AAA family ATPase — MYFKKALIILRGLPGSGKSTLANLLSENGKYPIHSIDDYFINPNTGEYKFEYQKNHLAYKNCEKETELSLKENFEKVFLDNCFTLEWELEPYFKLASKYNYSIFILTVENRHSGKNIHQITNDQLIKMAEKYKIQLLPSDLSE, encoded by the coding sequence ATCTATTTTAAAAAAGCATTGATAATATTACGAGGATTGCCCGGTAGCGGAAAATCGACATTAGCCAACCTACTCAGTGAAAATGGAAAGTATCCTATTCACTCGATTGATGATTACTTTATAAATCCAAATACAGGCGAATACAAGTTCGAATATCAAAAGAATCACCTTGCTTATAAAAATTGTGAAAAAGAAACAGAGCTTAGCTTAAAAGAAAATTTTGAAAAAGTTTTTTTAGATAACTGTTTTACATTGGAATGGGAATTAGAGCCTTATTTCAAACTGGCATCCAAGTATAATTACAGCATATTTATTCTAACTGTAGAGAATCGACATTCAGGAAAAAATATTCATCAAATAACAAACGACCAATTAATAAAAATGGCAGAGAAATACAAAATACAATTATTACCAAGCGACTTATCAGAGTAG
- a CDS encoding TonB-dependent receptor plug domain-containing protein, with protein sequence MKSITTYKRNWFLFLFILLTLSSEISAVAFRGRLFSRVKNQGEAGLTVIIVTPTSKIPAQTDAEGYFDAEVPSLGNYTFRILRTTGIQELEKSITADGEVVTIYTDKTPKPKGGIDVEGQKDKTILSRYKVRYDEIKRMPGTLGEALNALQTLPGVFAPPPFAGNNGGCFGGIVIRGADCRTNTYLYDDLPIYYAYHFDGINSVIHNDLIKTIDIYTGAYPANFNNATGGVVEIESNEATKKATGSFNMSFLLGQAMYQTPLFNGKGYLAAGGKVGYLDKTLGSTGLVPEGIRLPQYNSSNVKFIYNFNSQHQISFTSLTALDGFVLKAPGFFGSNDPTKEPLGAVAGASVSAGQGYRTMALRYTWTPSTKFSNRITLINYEPFNNTNVQFGSIQATFRASAPYIGVRQDLVWNPASFLKIDAGTEGRVINYNITGFGVRLKDPNNPSPNPYDITTPAFEKADITQQTKSNYFNAYTTFHFTFGNFKFEPGIRHDFIDYGKQGATGPRATVSYKVNGILKGTTFFGGAGDYARFPYFDQAISRESGNPNIQFEKARKYGGGIDQQITEEWSVKGELFKQEFTSQIVNDPYISEPYGLNPDKFQRLQRPVVTNRALNYSNSGTGWSHGYELYIKKANRPNSKDWFGWISYTWSQSFRNNNIYNADYDPNKNRILSGDEQRLRALYPNSRETIFDYDITQLLSVVYGWRLTEEYQIGGRWFYRTATPYTPVIGDDGGQFKNPYNNQIYWNPRYSTNPYSTDYTNSRRQAPYHRFDIRIDKFLSYEWGYVNLYLEIINMYVRKNINGENFSTTAPYSKRNPEPQNDFFTLQLPSGMLIPFFNVGMEVRF encoded by the coding sequence ATGAAATCTATAACAACATACAAAAGAAATTGGTTTTTATTTTTATTTATTCTATTGACCCTTAGCTCAGAGATTTCTGCTGTAGCCTTTAGAGGAAGACTTTTTAGCAGAGTCAAAAATCAAGGCGAAGCAGGATTAACCGTGATAATTGTAACACCTACTTCTAAAATACCCGCACAAACTGATGCGGAGGGGTATTTTGATGCAGAGGTTCCGAGTCTTGGAAATTATACATTTAGAATTTTAAGAACTACAGGAATTCAAGAATTGGAAAAATCAATTACTGCCGATGGGGAAGTGGTTACCATTTATACAGATAAGACTCCAAAACCAAAAGGGGGAATTGACGTAGAAGGACAAAAGGATAAAACAATTCTTTCCCGTTACAAAGTTCGTTATGATGAAATCAAGCGTATGCCAGGAACTTTAGGCGAAGCCCTTAACGCATTACAGACATTACCCGGAGTTTTTGCTCCTCCTCCCTTTGCAGGAAATAACGGTGGATGTTTTGGTGGAATTGTAATTCGCGGAGCGGATTGTAGAACAAACACTTACCTATACGATGATCTACCAATTTATTATGCATATCATTTTGATGGCATAAACTCTGTTATCCACAATGACCTAATCAAAACAATTGATATTTATACGGGAGCCTATCCTGCCAATTTCAACAACGCAACTGGTGGGGTGGTTGAAATTGAATCCAATGAAGCTACAAAAAAAGCAACGGGTTCTTTTAATATGTCCTTTCTACTTGGTCAAGCCATGTATCAGACTCCGCTATTCAACGGCAAAGGGTATTTAGCCGCAGGTGGAAAGGTTGGTTATCTTGATAAGACTCTTGGCTCAACTGGTTTAGTCCCGGAAGGAATTCGTCTTCCTCAATACAATAGCTCAAATGTGAAATTCATTTATAATTTTAATTCCCAACACCAAATATCTTTTACATCTCTCACAGCACTCGATGGATTTGTATTAAAAGCACCTGGTTTTTTTGGTTCTAATGATCCTACCAAGGAACCGTTAGGCGCTGTAGCTGGAGCAAGCGTATCTGCAGGACAGGGATACCGCACTATGGCTCTTCGTTACACATGGACACCAAGCACAAAGTTCAGTAACCGGATAACACTGATTAACTACGAACCTTTCAATAATACAAACGTTCAATTTGGCTCAATCCAAGCAACCTTCAGAGCAAGTGCACCGTATATAGGAGTAAGACAAGACTTAGTATGGAATCCTGCAAGCTTCCTGAAAATAGATGCTGGAACAGAGGGAAGAGTAATTAATTACAACATTACCGGCTTTGGTGTTAGACTAAAAGACCCAAACAATCCTTCTCCCAACCCGTATGATATAACAACACCAGCATTTGAAAAAGCAGATATAACACAACAGACAAAGAGCAATTATTTTAATGCCTATACAACTTTCCATTTTACTTTTGGAAATTTCAAATTCGAACCAGGTATTCGTCATGATTTTATTGATTATGGAAAACAAGGAGCTACAGGTCCGCGAGCAACAGTTTCTTACAAAGTAAATGGAATTTTAAAAGGAACAACTTTCTTCGGAGGTGCAGGGGATTACGCGCGTTTTCCTTACTTTGATCAAGCGATTTCAAGAGAGTCAGGAAATCCAAACATACAATTTGAAAAAGCTCGCAAATATGGGGGAGGTATTGACCAACAGATTACAGAGGAATGGTCAGTGAAGGGAGAACTTTTCAAACAAGAATTCACAAGCCAAATCGTAAACGATCCTTATATCTCTGAGCCCTATGGTTTAAATCCAGACAAATTCCAAAGATTGCAAAGACCGGTTGTAACCAATCGAGCATTGAACTATTCCAACAGTGGAACCGGTTGGTCGCATGGATACGAATTATACATTAAAAAAGCAAATCGCCCTAATTCAAAAGACTGGTTCGGCTGGATTTCTTACACTTGGTCGCAGTCCTTTCGCAATAATAATATTTACAATGCAGACTATGATCCAAACAAAAATCGAATCCTCAGTGGAGACGAACAACGATTACGCGCACTGTATCCAAACTCAAGAGAGACAATTTTTGATTATGATATAACACAATTACTCAGTGTAGTCTATGGATGGAGATTAACAGAAGAATACCAAATTGGTGGACGTTGGTTTTATCGAACGGCTACTCCCTATACTCCGGTCATTGGTGATGACGGTGGTCAATTTAAAAATCCTTACAACAACCAAATCTATTGGAATCCAAGATATTCTACAAATCCTTATTCCACAGACTATACAAATTCAAGAAGACAAGCACCTTATCATAGATTTGATATACGAATTGATAAATTCCTGAGTTATGAATGGGGCTATGTAAATCTGTATTTAGAGATAATCAATATGTATGTGCGAAAAAATATCAATGGAGAAAATTTTAGCACAACGGCTCCCTACTCAAAACGAAACCCAGAGCCGCAAAATGATTTTTTCACACTGCAACTTCCCAGTGGAATGCTGATTCCATTTTTCAACGTGGGCATGGAGGTGAGATTCTAA
- the htpX gene encoding protease HtpX, protein MWFKRIGLFFLINILIMVTISIITSVFGLKGYISSSGLNMTALLTLCLIWGMTGSLISLALSKMMAKWMMGVEIIDARGPYGHLYTSIQRLSQAARIPMPEVGIYNSPEVNAFATGPSQSSALVAVSTGLLERMNANEVDGVLAHEVSHIANGDMVTMTLIQGVVNAFTMFLARIISYGVTMAMSRNDDDGPSVFSSGLYFVITLVLDIIFSILGSMVVAYFSRQREFRADAGGAKLSGRANMIAALENLKRTFDVVEDDNRAPSMASLKISSHKGGWFALFSTHPPLEDRIAALRSAK, encoded by the coding sequence ATGTGGTTCAAACGAATCGGTTTATTTTTTCTAATCAACATTTTAATTATGGTGACGATTTCAATCATCACCAGCGTTTTCGGTCTTAAGGGATATATTTCTAGCAGTGGTCTAAACATGACTGCGCTTCTTACCTTATGCTTAATTTGGGGTATGACAGGATCGCTAATTTCGCTCGCACTTTCAAAGATGATGGCGAAATGGATGATGGGTGTAGAGATCATTGATGCGCGTGGTCCTTATGGACATTTATATACATCGATCCAACGGTTAAGTCAAGCTGCAAGAATTCCAATGCCCGAAGTAGGAATTTACAATTCTCCAGAAGTAAATGCATTTGCAACCGGACCTAGTCAATCCAGCGCATTAGTTGCAGTATCCACTGGACTATTAGAGCGAATGAATGCAAATGAGGTAGATGGAGTGTTGGCGCATGAAGTATCTCATATTGCTAACGGTGACATGGTAACAATGACATTGATTCAAGGTGTAGTGAATGCTTTTACAATGTTTCTTGCAAGAATCATTAGCTACGGAGTCACAATGGCAATGAGTCGCAACGATGATGACGGTCCTTCTGTTTTTAGCTCAGGACTTTATTTTGTAATCACTCTCGTTCTAGACATTATATTCAGTATCTTGGGCTCTATGGTTGTTGCCTACTTTTCTAGACAAAGAGAATTTAGAGCGGACGCAGGTGGAGCAAAACTTTCAGGAAGAGCTAATATGATTGCCGCTCTTGAAAATTTGAAACGAACATTTGATGTTGTAGAAGATGATAATAGAGCACCTAGCATGGCTTCTCTAAAGATTTCTTCGCATAAAGGTGGTTGGTTCGCATTATTCTCAACTCACCCTCCTCTCGAAGATAGAATTGCCGCTTTGAGAAGTGCAAAGTAA
- a CDS encoding biopolymer transporter ExbD produces MAMASQSGDDDEIGNINITPMVDVILVLLVIFMVTANFLKKESININLPKVQAADPNVAQSVQVAITRDGKILLEGQSTTEEKLFANLQRDSKFRPNMRLTLSADENLSYGTITKLMGIIRKAGVTKIALSVKK; encoded by the coding sequence ATGGCAATGGCGTCACAATCAGGCGATGATGATGAAATAGGGAATATCAATATTACCCCCATGGTGGATGTAATTTTAGTATTACTCGTAATCTTCATGGTAACAGCAAACTTTCTAAAGAAAGAATCAATCAATATCAATTTGCCCAAAGTGCAAGCAGCAGATCCTAACGTTGCTCAATCTGTTCAAGTGGCGATAACGCGGGATGGAAAAATTCTATTAGAAGGTCAATCTACTACGGAAGAAAAGTTGTTTGCCAATCTTCAGAGAGACTCTAAGTTCAGACCCAATATGAGACTCACTCTATCGGCAGATGAGAATTTATCCTATGGAACGATTACGAAATTAATGGGGATTATCCGCAAAGCAGGCGTAACAAAAATCGCGCTCTCGGTCAAGAAGTAG
- a CDS encoding MotA/TolQ/ExbB proton channel family protein — protein MEQLVDIGEQLIFILMGLASVLALAVGFERAIIFSRFAKGGENTLKAIIERLRRKDIKGIEESSQNPTNVYSRFAGFSAEHYPDGQEALVEMMAGKAIEERIQLEKRLPILSTLGNNAPFLGLLGTVLGVIKAFNGLGTLGNSGAEVVMKSISTALLATAAGLFVAIPVVMVNNFFAKKLKVIIQNLEIISKEFIASYSRK, from the coding sequence ATGGAACAGCTTGTTGATATTGGAGAACAACTCATTTTTATATTAATGGGATTAGCTAGCGTATTGGCATTGGCAGTCGGATTTGAAAGAGCAATTATTTTTTCAAGGTTTGCAAAGGGCGGAGAAAACACCCTCAAAGCAATTATCGAGCGACTCAGAAGAAAAGATATCAAAGGTATCGAAGAGTCTTCTCAGAATCCAACGAACGTTTACTCACGATTTGCCGGATTTTCTGCTGAGCATTACCCTGATGGACAAGAAGCGTTAGTCGAAATGATGGCAGGAAAAGCCATTGAAGAAAGAATTCAATTAGAGAAAAGACTTCCAATTCTATCTACTCTGGGAAATAACGCACCGTTCTTAGGGCTACTTGGAACAGTTCTCGGAGTTATCAAAGCATTCAATGGTCTAGGAACTCTTGGAAATTCAGGAGCGGAGGTAGTTATGAAAAGTATTTCTACTGCCCTACTCGCAACCGCTGCCGGCTTGTTCGTAGCAATTCCTGTAGTGATGGTAAATAATTTTTTCGCTAAGAAGCTAAAAGTGATTATCCAGAACTTAGAAATTATTTCAAAAGAATTCATAGCAAGTTATAGTAGAAAATGA
- a CDS encoding DUF1566 domain-containing protein, producing MQLFKKGLIPFNILFILLYFFCSIQSETLSLEWGKEEGSLDWKSAIEKCKANGMRMPTKKELLSLYNTREFKTWAANWYWTGDESDSERAWAVVLNVGAILHIPKPYHNNVRCVGL from the coding sequence ATGCAATTATTTAAAAAAGGATTAATTCCTTTTAATATTCTATTTATCTTACTCTATTTTTTTTGTTCAATCCAATCAGAAACCCTATCTTTGGAGTGGGGAAAAGAAGAAGGAAGTCTAGATTGGAAATCTGCAATCGAAAAATGTAAGGCAAACGGAATGCGTATGCCGACCAAAAAAGAACTTTTGTCTTTATATAATACTCGCGAATTTAAAACATGGGCGGCAAATTGGTATTGGACTGGCGATGAATCCGATTCCGAACGTGCCTGGGCTGTTGTTTTGAATGTAGGGGCAATTCTCCATATACCCAAGCCGTATCATAATAATGTTAGATGTGTTGGTTTGTAA